One window from the genome of Rufibacter tibetensis encodes:
- a CDS encoding S8 family serine peptidase — MQTLIQELRALPEVEYVERVPLYVTFRSPNDLEFIKNNQYALQRTKAVDAFSVHTGTARTLLAIVDDAVLISHPDLAGNVDVARSYDVADNDSDPSPPSSGPNKAGPSNFSHGTHCAGIAGAVTDNGTGVAAISNNKVSIMGIKCTRDNAPTSRVIEYSLDGIVYAINQGARVISMSFGGSGYSKTMQNLINEATANGVVFVAAAGNDNSENKIYPAAYTNVIAVASSDANDLKSNFSNYGTWIDISAPGTGILSTVTDSDGASGSYNFFSGTSMACPMVASQIALMLSENPDLTPQGVVQILKATADPIDEVPNQSPSLAGKLGSGRINALRAIQAIRDIKGTVVAPSAITNLQIVRAGQTEIEIEWTAPDAGGQAASLYEIRYSKEPITAANFETSLISRQNIFPDQPGRTQKLVLKELVPNTTYYVAIISKSLYGDSSPLSNVVSLATLPSPIIQVNPTFYNLTLDRANSSTISKNFTVTNLGTAQLNYAAALMPVAGSNISAYDKQQLTAENAVGLGGEGFITATKFTAGGLGFLLTHVQNLLNSRTSTGNLPIEVRILKGGTNPSKATLVASETFNRSVPAGGRFFTFPLLAPQRFAPGEVFWIVFVLPNGLDYPQGFDSVGSIPGTFFLSTNNGSTYEDAQTLANFLTNAAFKVRAVNADWINLNPQSGSLQVAQATDVNLGFNVTDVPDGVYQMNISFASNDPVNPVLDRPVSLKVTGGKAKFSTEPEEVNFGTLFIGGSHTVRFVLTNTGTANLIVKAESVNLDGFAAEDFTVDRESTITLAPGTKREIPVKFSPSKTGTLNGNMLMSTNDPAFGNVTIPLIANVVQPPVAAVSPSVLNFEMDTNGPATASDIIKIENKGEADLSYTVQALLDPISRISYDADRSADNHLGFGSQNPNIYTALRFDVTDASFNLTHIQNYLRTEVAANRNVTMRIFKGGNSPTSGTLLLEQSFEIATANGSLTTIPLQQSQQFKQGEVFWVVFFYQNIGQPQGYHINTPNAGRNFYSANGTNWTPLENAGGILTTSTFVIKALEMPNWLTVAPEIGQLSARNSLQHAVTVTTAGLQKGRYKGRIQVLSNDPNQKSAIVEVNLQLEDSPLADFTSNLTEVIPGEEVTFINSSQNADAYEWEFEGAEPASSTQTSPTAVYNTPGKYKVSLKAKNTRTGRTSEALVKEQYITVQNTLCHDLNAPFKGTESLAISSEGYLTGNNKQGDKAIANHYEVNRKEAYVTGVKVKFGAAVATNPEAAVTVAIWSTVSSNGTPQNILASKQVRIIDIAADLSTGRITNVVFDAPVKLEGGFFAGVILNNEPGNFVAIVHNANNDTTPGIIWTQDSSNNWKPLGAAWPDMANSALFVQPSVTQTLMPLVANFTIGAEKVCVGQQVQFDAAATIGALRYEWVLEGAATTTSSEISPKVAYTKAGTYKVILKAYDDCSGVYTVTKEISIEALPDASIAASGSTTLCEGDKVTLSAVAGEGFTYLWSTGATTRTIEVGAGGSYRVTVTNASGCTATSEVVQVIVNPLPIALITADGATIFCEGEKVTLSAPAAEGNAFLWSNGATTRSIEVNTAGNYTVTVTNANGCAVTSEATTVKVNTLPVATIAVNGATTFCQGNSVVLIASEGSNYLWSNGATSRSIEVRTAGDYTVTVTNAAGCQVTSAPLKVQVNDLPVATISASGTTRFCAGESVTLTATEGSSYRWSTGATTRQIVVRASDDYSVTVFNALGCSAISDPVKLIVHPLPIPTIRITGSTTLCQGQRVTLVAPEGSGYQYRWSNGDTTRSIEVGDAGNYSITVTNENGCAATSNAVEVNVNALPEARIIASGATTFCQGSSVVLTASEGTAYHWSNGATTRSITVSESGKYTVSVTNSNGCTAISEEERTVMNPLPDRPSIERDDIILSSSATAGNQWFRNNKAIQGATGMNYEPTESGTYHVQETSLTGCISEKSQEVYVTENDLITDLQVYPNPSTGKFTLSFTGLRPDNVNIRVVDMVGKVVFEGRKEVLESREFQLDFSRKAVGVYMLQIHHNGRNYSRKLVVQH, encoded by the coding sequence GTGCAGACCTTGATACAGGAGTTAAGGGCTTTGCCTGAAGTAGAATACGTAGAACGAGTTCCCTTGTATGTAACCTTTCGGTCCCCGAACGACCTGGAATTTATTAAAAACAATCAATACGCCCTGCAAAGAACTAAGGCAGTAGATGCATTTAGCGTACATACCGGAACTGCTAGAACACTGCTTGCCATTGTGGATGATGCCGTATTAATATCGCACCCAGACCTTGCCGGCAATGTTGACGTGGCAAGAAGTTACGATGTTGCGGATAACGATTCTGACCCTAGCCCCCCTTCATCAGGACCTAACAAAGCTGGGCCTTCAAACTTTTCGCATGGAACGCATTGTGCTGGTATTGCCGGTGCGGTAACAGATAATGGAACAGGCGTTGCCGCCATAAGTAACAACAAGGTAAGCATTATGGGTATTAAATGTACCCGTGATAATGCTCCCACTTCCCGCGTGATCGAGTATTCCCTAGACGGTATTGTGTATGCTATAAACCAGGGGGCTAGAGTGATCAGTATGTCCTTTGGAGGCAGTGGTTATAGCAAGACTATGCAAAACCTTATCAACGAAGCCACAGCAAATGGCGTTGTGTTTGTAGCCGCTGCCGGAAATGATAACAGCGAGAATAAAATCTATCCGGCTGCTTACACAAACGTAATTGCAGTTGCAAGTTCAGATGCTAATGACCTGAAAAGCAATTTCTCCAACTACGGAACCTGGATTGATATTTCGGCTCCCGGAACCGGCATTTTAAGTACCGTAACAGACTCAGATGGCGCAAGCGGGTCTTACAACTTTTTCAGCGGCACATCAATGGCCTGCCCAATGGTTGCAAGTCAGATCGCCCTTATGTTGTCTGAAAACCCTGATTTAACGCCTCAGGGTGTAGTCCAGATTTTGAAAGCAACTGCAGATCCTATTGATGAAGTACCCAACCAGTCTCCTTCTTTGGCCGGGAAACTGGGAAGTGGTCGTATTAATGCATTAAGAGCTATACAGGCAATCAGAGATATAAAAGGAACTGTGGTGGCTCCCTCTGCCATCACAAACCTGCAGATAGTCAGGGCAGGGCAAACGGAAATAGAAATTGAATGGACAGCACCTGATGCCGGAGGACAGGCTGCTTCTTTGTATGAAATCAGGTATTCTAAAGAACCGATTACAGCTGCAAATTTTGAAACAAGCCTCATATCAAGGCAAAATATATTTCCGGATCAGCCTGGACGTACGCAAAAGCTTGTCCTAAAGGAGTTGGTTCCAAATACCACATATTATGTGGCTATTATTTCTAAATCGCTATACGGGGATTCTTCTCCTCTTTCTAACGTAGTTAGTTTGGCCACGCTCCCTTCGCCTATAATACAAGTAAACCCAACGTTTTATAACCTTACTCTTGACCGAGCAAACAGCAGTACTATCTCCAAGAATTTTACCGTTACAAACCTAGGTACCGCGCAGCTGAATTATGCTGCAGCTCTCATGCCAGTTGCTGGTAGTAATATATCTGCTTATGACAAGCAACAGTTAACAGCTGAAAACGCTGTAGGTCTTGGTGGCGAGGGTTTTATTACAGCTACCAAATTCACCGCCGGGGGGCTTGGGTTTCTTCTTACACACGTTCAGAATCTGCTGAACAGCAGAACCTCTACGGGAAATCTTCCAATAGAAGTACGAATCCTGAAAGGAGGAACAAATCCTTCAAAAGCGACGCTGGTTGCTTCTGAAACATTTAATAGATCAGTTCCGGCTGGTGGCAGGTTCTTCACTTTCCCGCTGCTTGCTCCGCAGCGCTTTGCTCCTGGCGAAGTATTCTGGATTGTCTTTGTTTTACCAAATGGTCTGGATTATCCGCAGGGCTTTGATAGTGTAGGTTCAATACCAGGCACCTTCTTCCTGAGCACAAACAACGGAAGCACCTATGAAGATGCGCAGACCTTGGCAAACTTTCTGACCAATGCTGCCTTTAAGGTACGCGCAGTGAATGCTGACTGGATAAACCTTAATCCACAGTCTGGCAGCCTACAGGTGGCACAGGCAACAGATGTTAATTTAGGATTTAATGTTACTGATGTGCCAGACGGTGTTTACCAGATGAATATTTCCTTTGCGAGCAACGATCCGGTGAACCCAGTATTAGACAGGCCTGTATCACTGAAAGTAACAGGTGGTAAGGCTAAGTTTTCTACTGAACCGGAGGAAGTAAACTTTGGCACCCTTTTTATAGGTGGCAGCCATACGGTACGCTTTGTTTTGACTAATACTGGTACAGCTAATTTAATCGTGAAAGCTGAAAGCGTAAACCTGGATGGCTTTGCAGCCGAAGATTTCACCGTAGACAGAGAATCTACGATTACTCTTGCTCCTGGTACAAAACGTGAGATACCAGTTAAGTTTAGTCCTTCAAAAACGGGTACACTGAACGGCAACATGCTGATGAGCACTAATGATCCCGCTTTTGGCAATGTAACTATTCCGTTGATAGCTAATGTGGTACAGCCACCCGTTGCGGCTGTATCCCCATCCGTCCTTAATTTTGAAATGGACACGAATGGTCCTGCTACTGCATCTGACATCATAAAAATTGAAAATAAAGGTGAAGCTGATCTTAGCTATACAGTGCAGGCGCTGCTAGATCCTATTTCCAGGATCAGCTATGATGCAGATAGAAGCGCTGATAATCATTTGGGCTTTGGATCACAGAATCCTAACATCTATACAGCGCTTCGGTTTGATGTGACAGATGCCTCCTTCAACCTGACGCATATTCAGAACTATCTCCGTACGGAGGTTGCAGCTAACAGAAATGTTACCATGAGAATCTTCAAAGGTGGCAACTCCCCTACTTCAGGAACCTTGCTATTAGAGCAGAGTTTTGAGATTGCCACTGCAAATGGATCCCTAACCACTATTCCATTACAGCAATCACAGCAATTCAAGCAAGGAGAGGTTTTTTGGGTAGTGTTCTTTTACCAGAACATAGGCCAGCCGCAGGGATACCATATTAACACGCCTAACGCAGGCCGTAACTTCTACAGTGCCAATGGTACAAACTGGACTCCTTTAGAAAATGCCGGCGGTATCCTCACTACCAGCACGTTTGTGATCAAAGCACTTGAAATGCCCAATTGGCTTACAGTTGCACCGGAGATCGGCCAGCTTTCTGCGCGTAATAGCCTGCAACATGCTGTTACTGTTACTACTGCCGGTCTGCAGAAAGGCCGCTACAAAGGAAGGATTCAGGTACTGTCTAATGACCCGAATCAGAAGTCTGCCATTGTAGAAGTAAACCTGCAGCTGGAAGATTCGCCATTAGCAGACTTTACTTCCAATTTAACTGAGGTTATTCCAGGAGAAGAGGTGACATTTATCAACTCCTCACAAAATGCGGATGCTTATGAATGGGAATTTGAGGGTGCTGAACCAGCTTCTTCCACACAAACCTCCCCTACTGCAGTTTACAATACTCCTGGTAAATACAAAGTATCTCTAAAGGCCAAAAATACCCGTACCGGAAGAACGTCTGAAGCGCTGGTAAAAGAACAATACATTACTGTTCAGAATACCCTGTGCCATGACCTGAATGCTCCTTTCAAAGGCACCGAATCATTAGCAATTAGTAGTGAAGGGTACCTGACCGGCAACAACAAGCAAGGAGATAAAGCCATCGCAAACCACTATGAGGTTAATCGAAAGGAGGCTTACGTAACAGGTGTAAAAGTAAAATTTGGCGCTGCTGTTGCCACTAATCCAGAAGCTGCTGTAACAGTAGCTATCTGGAGTACAGTTAGCAGCAACGGTACTCCACAAAATATCCTCGCTTCAAAACAAGTAAGAATCATAGACATTGCCGCAGATCTCTCTACCGGACGCATAACCAATGTAGTATTTGATGCACCTGTAAAACTTGAAGGGGGCTTCTTTGCAGGCGTTATCCTTAACAATGAGCCCGGGAATTTTGTTGCCATAGTACACAATGCAAACAATGACACTACTCCTGGTATCATCTGGACGCAGGACAGCAGCAATAACTGGAAGCCTTTAGGAGCTGCATGGCCAGATATGGCAAATAGTGCTCTCTTTGTGCAGCCCTCGGTAACACAAACCTTGATGCCACTTGTAGCCAACTTTACCATAGGGGCAGAGAAAGTTTGTGTGGGCCAGCAGGTACAATTTGATGCCGCTGCTACCATTGGTGCCCTACGCTACGAATGGGTTCTGGAAGGCGCTGCCACTACCACCTCTTCAGAGATAAGCCCCAAGGTTGCTTATACCAAAGCAGGAACCTACAAGGTAATTTTAAAAGCCTATGATGATTGCAGTGGTGTCTATACAGTAACAAAAGAGATCAGCATAGAAGCCCTGCCCGATGCTTCTATAGCGGCATCTGGTTCAACTACACTTTGCGAGGGCGATAAAGTGACCTTATCGGCGGTTGCTGGTGAAGGCTTTACTTACCTCTGGTCTACAGGCGCCACCACCCGCACCATAGAAGTTGGCGCAGGTGGCAGTTACAGGGTAACTGTGACCAATGCAAGTGGCTGTACAGCTACATCAGAAGTTGTACAGGTGATCGTTAATCCGCTACCAATTGCTCTTATAACGGCAGATGGTGCAACCATCTTCTGCGAGGGAGAAAAGGTAACACTAAGTGCTCCAGCTGCCGAAGGGAATGCTTTCTTATGGTCTAACGGTGCAACAACCCGTTCAATAGAGGTAAATACTGCCGGTAACTACACCGTTACAGTAACTAACGCCAACGGCTGTGCCGTTACTTCAGAAGCAACTACAGTTAAGGTAAACACCTTACCAGTAGCCACCATTGCTGTAAACGGAGCCACTACTTTCTGCCAGGGCAACAGTGTAGTATTGATAGCATCAGAAGGCAGTAACTACCTTTGGTCTAACGGTGCTACTAGCCGCTCAATTGAGGTACGCACTGCTGGAGACTATACGGTAACTGTTACAAATGCTGCAGGGTGTCAGGTTACTTCTGCGCCTTTAAAGGTGCAGGTAAATGACCTGCCGGTGGCTACTATCAGCGCCAGCGGTACTACTAGGTTCTGTGCTGGTGAAAGCGTGACGCTTACTGCAACAGAAGGCAGCAGCTATCGTTGGTCCACCGGGGCTACTACCCGCCAGATTGTTGTAAGAGCCAGTGATGATTACTCAGTAACTGTATTTAATGCATTGGGGTGTTCAGCAATCTCTGACCCAGTTAAATTAATTGTTCATCCTTTACCAATACCTACTATAAGAATAACTGGCTCTACAACACTTTGCCAAGGTCAACGCGTGACCTTAGTTGCTCCGGAAGGAAGCGGGTACCAGTACCGTTGGAGCAATGGAGATACCACCAGATCTATTGAGGTAGGTGATGCCGGTAATTACTCTATAACAGTGACAAATGAGAATGGCTGTGCCGCTACCTCCAATGCAGTGGAAGTAAATGTAAACGCCTTACCGGAGGCCAGAATAATTGCCAGCGGTGCGACTACATTCTGCCAGGGAAGCAGCGTAGTGTTAACAGCTTCTGAAGGCACAGCTTACCATTGGTCAAATGGGGCCACTACACGCTCCATAACCGTTTCCGAAAGTGGTAAGTATACGGTAAGTGTTACGAACAGCAACGGTTGTACTGCAATTTCTGAAGAAGAAAGAACAGTTATGAACCCGCTACCAGACAGGCCTTCCATAGAACGAGATGACATTATACTTTCCTCAAGTGCAACGGCAGGCAATCAATGGTTCCGTAACAACAAGGCTATCCAAGGAGCAACAGGCATGAACTATGAACCAACAGAATCAGGTACGTACCATGTGCAGGAAACCAGCCTTACCGGTTGCATTTCAGAAAAGTCACAGGAAGTGTATGTTACAGAAAATGATCTTATTACTGATCTGCAAGTTTATCCTAATCCGAGTACTGGTAAATTCACCCTTTCTTTCACCGGGTTAAGGCCTGACAACGTAAACATTCGTGTCGTTGATATGGTTGGTAAAGTTGTGTTTGAGGGTAGAAAAGAGGTGCTGGAAAGCCGAGAGTTCCAGCTTGATTTTTCAAGAAAAGCTGTTGGTGTTTACATGCTACAGATTCATCACAATGGCAGAAACTATAGCCGGAAACTTGTTGTGCAACATTAA